Genomic segment of Schistocerca piceifrons isolate TAMUIC-IGC-003096 chromosome 1, iqSchPice1.1, whole genome shotgun sequence:
TGTGTTTATTCTTAACAAATCAAGCATCAAATGCATAATATTCTGAAGCACTGCACTTGTCATTCATTATCAAAATCTTAATTTGTTTCAGAGACACAATTCTGATACAAAATTTTGACAAACTTCCTAAATTGAAAACTCTGCCACCACAACCCCGCTGATGTTGGCATCGATATCATATGATATAAAGAGGCAGTTAATAGATAGCAGGCATAACACAAAAACACTTGTGCTAGCAATAACAAATCATTACCTCCATGCAATAAATCATCAGCTGCGTTGCTGACACCATCACACTAAGTTGTAACACCTTACTATAAACTCAAATGTATAAAGAAAGATCCACAAAGGAAAAAAGTAAAAACCACAAAACACTTCTAATGAGATTCCATACAACAGCCTTGAACTAGATACTACAAGGAAGAAATGGAAGGGAAAATCCACAAACTTTTAACGATTTCTTTGCATAAATCATCAAAAATGACAAACTCAGCCCTTGCACAGTTCtcgcaataaattaaaaatattttgataattACTGCCTACGGGCATGAATTTTAATGTAGGCACATTACCGACAGAAAAGATTACATAAAAAGTAACAATAGATGAAATGATGAGGTTGCTGCAAACAGAGTTTTAACTGCACGAATAAAATGTCTTAAGCTAATCAATAGTTGCTCTAGGTGTAAACTAAAAGATTCAATTATAGCACAAATAAAATAAGGGTGCATATCATTTCTTTGACATATGCCTGTAATAACTAATCCCTTATGTTCCATACCGCGTAATCTGGGGAGGCCCTGAAGCGTTATTTCATTTTGATACTTTACATCCTGCCTCAGAAGTTGTTATAAACCTAACCAAAACTACTTTCGCTGCAAATTGAATGACACTATCAAATGATAAATGGCTTCTTTAAACAAGCGATACAGAAATCTTAACTCTAGTAAATTACTCTTTTCTTGTACAATTTACCATTTGCATGTTAAGTGTGTCACAACAACTATTAAAAACAAAGGGTGACCTCAAACATCGTCTTTGCACAGAATGTTGATGTTTACCATAACGCACACAAATCATAAAATCGTAGGTTTGTATACTTACGTTGTCCAACAGGAAACATATTTGTTTCAGATCACCAAAATAAATACTAAGTGGGTAATAAATAATATAACTATGTCCCCCCGCGCTCGATGACCTCTCACTTGCGAATTATCAACATGGCGAGTGATGACGTCACTAGTATTATCCATCAGGGGTGTTCCATTGGCTAATCACAAGAAATACCAACATAGCAACCTGCAAGTTGGTATGTTGAGACGTCTACTTGCAGAaaaagacaaatgaaaatttacCACTAGTAAACACCTTAACACACAGTTTGGCTACAGAATACAATTttgtactgtacattaattatgtaATGCGAATGTAAAAAAATCCTCCAGCAAAAAATGTGAATCCATAATAGTCGATATGCACCAACACGTGCAAGTTCGCTGAACGAAACGTAAACACTACCGAATGTTGGTGGTACTGCGTCAAATACAGCTATGTCTATCTACAATTCCGGAACGTTCACAAGATCTAGTGGACTTATCAGCGCGATTTCTAAACAGTTACGCTCTGTGACTCTGAAACCAGTTAAaaagatttcagtcaaatttgatcCGTTCCAAGAAAATGTCACAGAAACGAGGTAAGTTATACACATACGGCAGAAGGCGTGCTCAAGTGAGCATGCCTTGACGATTCGCATTTGTCAAACGTTGTCTTAGCAGACGAAAAATCGATACAACGGACGATACCCTACTGAACGGATGATACATTTGGCTTTGGCCGAATGTAGTACGAGACTCCTGCGTAGCCGTATGTATATCTTCTAACATTACTAAATATCTCATACGTAGAGATAAAACTGTTCGATAGTGCTAGAGAAGGCTATTTTAATCGCTGTGGTGGAACAGAGAGAGAACCTGTAACGATTCTGCGTTTCTACAAACGCGGCTTCTCACAATTAATTTTGATTGTATAACTCTTAATTAAACATTACTTACCACCACACTGTCCACAGCCATAATTTTTGCCTAGCATGGAGATAATTTCCCTTCTGCCAGTGCTAGCTGCTTCGATTGTTGGTACAGTCAGCTTTTGCCTTCCGGCTGCCATTTTCACCTGAAAACAACaattttgtttcagaaactttCTGTTCCACATTTCTTCCCCCAAGATATTGTCGTCAAATACTAGCTGCGTCATCAAGACAGACATTCTTTGTGACCGAAGCGAACCCATCATAAGCTTCTTTCTTGGTAAGTGTTATTTAtttacatacaactttatttattttgtaaaatcggTGTTTTACAAGAAAAATCATGGAagattgttccttttcaatttgcaGTTAATGGTGAATCAGTGATTTTCAAAAGCAAGAACCTGACTGCCTTGGAACTGTTGCAATTGTACAACAAGCACATAACACCCCTTGCACCAGCTGAACAGCCTGCCTCAACTGTCTTGACTAAATCTGAGAGAAAGGCTGCAGGGAGACGACAatagaagaaaattttcaaaatcatgGCTAGGCACCGAGATCAGTATAGTTTGAGACTTATTGACACACTATACAATCAGGTCCCAGCATTTACAGACATATTTGATGAAGAGACTTGGTATATATTTTGTGCATGTTTTGTTGCAGGTACTATTCTAGTTGCCTTCATACTATCCCGATTTATAACAATAAAACCTGTGGAATAGTGTGTTACCTGTGTGTGCctttaaatatgtaaaattatgtaaaTTCAGTTGCTTCTGTCACACTTTTCAAGCACATTATTTTGGAATGTTTTTGATCCACCAAACAGTAATATCACTAACATTATATTTTGAGTGTAGTTTCGGAAAGTTATGTGAAAGTGTTAAGCTAAAATTCAGGACTGCTATATGTTTTAACCCATTAGTTTATTCTGTTTATCTTTGGAAAGTCATGTGAAAGTAGTAGGCTGAAATTCAGGACTGCTACATGTTGTAATCAATTGGTCCATTCTGTTTAGCTTAATAAAGTTTAATAAAGGGCAgcttaaaatatttcattaacaataatgcatatgtgtgtgtgtgtgtgtgtcacagagaTGATCTCCCcataccacaacaacaaaaaaaaaagggtaacATTCTATATATGTAGTACATCTGGTGTCACTACTTGATAACTAAGCTGAAGCCCACAGTAAAACTTCCTTTTGGAAGATTTTACAGAAATATTCTTTACAACTGATGTAACGGAAGCAAAAGAGCTTTATTTCCTTTGTGACAATTGTTATGCAAAATACGCCTGGAAAATATGTGACTGTAACTTAACAGCATTTAATgcagagaaattttaaagaataaTCTTCCTACTAAATGAAGGAGGAAATTGTATCTCCTTTCCTCTACAATCATGAAAAGTTATTGGTTATTTGGTTAGTTCCATACATTTGTACTGAAAAGCTTAAGGTGTCTGTTATGGAAACGTAAAACGCATTTACGTATAGCTAGCCATTTACTGCGTCCAAACCCGAGAAACATTTGAAACTAGGGTTGACAATTTTATAATGTTGCAATTTCATACCGAACATCTGACACTGTTAAAGCACCTTGCTGAAAGTAATCAAGCAGTTAAGTTATTCTTTCGATGCTAATTCCCGTGACGCATCTGCCATTTCTTGGATCTTCCTTTTGACATATATAAGCGATGTATTTCAGATTGATAAGAGCAATCTTGATATCTTTAATAATcaagacaaaaattaaaacaacCGGATTATTAAGTTTTACAGATCGCTATGGATACAATAACTGCTCTACCGGGTATAGAAGTGATCATATTTGTCGCTGGTAGCCATTTCATTCTCGTGTACTACCGGAAAAAAAGACTAAACAGTATTAAAGTCATCTTTCTTTACGCTATCTTACATCGGTCCCCAACTATTGCTTTATTAAACTACAAAAGATGACAGCTCTTGACGTGATCCACGATACAAAGCAGGCCAATAAAAAATACACGACCTACGTTAAAGGCGACATTGGAAGGCTCAAGGTCGCTGATAACTACGTAAACAAAAATAAGAAAGTGTTTCCCTATTTAACCAAACAGGAACTGAGACAAAGGATGTACTTTACTTACTGTCGTTTACTGCGCCGTCTCCCTTTTATAGGAACGAAAATGGTTAAGTTGGTGCATTCTGATCACCACAGTGTAAACATGGTGGTACTGCGTATTGCCGCTGTTCAGCGCGTAACCACTATTCCTTCCCCCGCCGGAAAGCATGGCAGCGACGCTTTCGCCGTCCAAGGTCTCTAAATCGATAACAGCTTTCCGTCGCGTTCATCTTGTTTATTAACAACGGCAATGATAATTCTCCTAGCGGAATGTTACACAACTATATTGACAACACCGCACCACAGACGATTAAGTACACTCCTTTATGTTCACACTTGTTTGTATATATGCAGCTCAGCTGTTATAAACAAATCCCTTTAAACGGTACTGGTTTACAGGAACAGCACACAATAGTGGTATGCAGTGACCCGTGCTGTAATTTCCAACTGGCATCTGCAGTGAACTTGACAATAACAGTACTCCTATTCAACCATTGGCGTCAGCAGTGAAAGCTTCGCTTTGAGGATGAGAACTAACACGACGTCTCACTGTTCACCTGTGCCTCTGTGTGCAGGTCTGCAGGACAATTGTTTGGCCGAGGCCATTTCACCGCTCCGCGCACGGGATTGGTTCCcgccatcagaaattaatacactaGCACGTGTTGCTATGACGTCAGTACAAAAAAAAGTTGGTTGCCGGTGTACTGTCTAGTGCTACAAACTCGGAAGAAAATGTAGGAATAGTGTCATTGATAATTGTTTGTTTAGGGTATATCGGCTGCGATGTCTTGCATTACTAACCGGTAACATTCAACAGTATTGCGCTTATTCTGATTTTTCATATTCGTTGCACAATTGTCTCTAAAAAGAGGAGACATAAAATTCAATGATTCAGCTCCACTAACGGCGAAACATACATACTTATTACCTGCTAATTTATAAGCAAACTGATGTAAGGTACTCGTAAAACAGAAAACAGTTCGATGTGTGTTCAatcgtgtatgtatgtgtgtgtttcgtgGACGAGTAACGGTGACGAAGTACGCATACCGGCACTGCAAAAGTAAAGTGCTGAATGGCGTGTTGTTTTAAAGAATGAGTCGCGTTTATTATCGTGTGCGGCGCATTTTACAAATGGTTTTCAATCTTCTCAGCAAGACGAACAGACTGGCATCTGCACATAGCAAGTATCACCATACCGTCCTTAGCAATGCCCATAAAAAGTTAGTGATGTTACTGGGTGAGCTATATTGCCGTATGGACATGTATTGGTCAAATATTGTGTTCTGGACAAGTAAACTGTTTATACGTTCGCGTTGTTGATTGAGACCTTATCAGGAATAAATTTTGAACTAGCCTATTTAGACTCACGGTTTAGTTACTGGATGAGCTGTATTGCCATATTGACCAAATTTTGCTTCTACACAAGTGTCCTGTTTACGTTCGTGCTGTTGACTGGGACCTCATCAGAAACAAATTTTGAACTATTTAGACTCACGGTTTAATTTGCAGCAAAGTGACGTAGCATTAtaaaacagcatgcaactgaaCATGACGCTATTTACATTCAGTGTGTTTACAGGCGGCTGCATTGCGCGTTGTTTTGCCGCACAACGTACCGGCAGTATGGGGAAATAACGAAGTCAGAATGAAGCATCCAgtacaaaacaaacaaattgtATTCCATGGACCATTTGCACTAATGTCAAATGTAACGTGTTTCATATATAATGAACTATATTTATGGTTGCACTTGAGTGGAGTGTGTAGTTATACTTGACAATGGAAATAAAATATCAACAGCTATGGCACAGTTATAGGGTCGGACACCAATTAGTGGTGGTGACTCTGAGGTCAGCAGTGCAGTATTTTATACTTCATTAAGTAATTAGGATATTTATAAGTTTGCTCGGGATATCCACTGTTTGTGGAGACATCTGTGTGGATTTCTGTCAAGTGTAAGCTTCCCATTTTGGTTGAGGCGTGCAACACTGGAGCCTTGGACAACTTTTCTGACCCAGTTTAGAGGCAGTGTAAGGAAACAAATGAACCCAATGCAACTCAATTGCAAAACCTTCCAGTCTCATAAGAGAATGCACTGTACAAAAAAGTAAAGgatcaaccaataaaggaaaatatgGTTGAGTGTTTTTAAACAAGAagtaaattaaaacacacacaaccTTAACATGAAATTATAAAGAAAGTCACCCAAATTTTGAAAGAGTTGGTGGTACACCAGCTGCTGTTTTACACCCTCTTGGTAGCTTAATGTCTACTTGACAGTATTGGTATATATTGTACATAAATGGTTTATGTGTGTGCTATAAGACTAGATACCTGTTTACAGTGGCCAGTAGGTCTACATTACTATTTGCCATGCAGCTAACAGGTATGCTTTGATAACATTCAGCAGGAGCTGACAAGGCACATAATgatacaaagtgcacaatagaTTATGTTTTATTATCAGCTTAGTGCTGGGCACACGTCTGTCTTATGTGGCATCTTATATACATTGGCTTTTTTAGCTCATGTCAAAGAATTTGCTGACAATTACATTATATTGCTCTTAttcatcttgaggctgaaacttttGTGTCCATGCTTGGTTACTAATAAATATGTTTTTGGATGGTATCCACCTGGGTTAAAGAAGAAAACGTTGTGTTTTGCTCAAAGCAAGTCCTATCCAAAACCAAATTTATCTTTGCCTGATTGAAAAATAAAAGCCTTCAGAAAACATGCTTAGATGCCAATGTAACTCTGTTCATGTACACACCATTGGCATGTAAGTAAataattagagttgcagttctctgtgacaggtggagAACATTAGTGTTCACGTTTAATGCCTGGGGGGATATGTATGGAGCATGAGCAGCATTAGATGCTGAGTGATCATTGCGAAGCCCACAGAGACGCCCTGTACTCAAAGGAGACTGCCCTTTACTCAAAGGAGACTGCGTTATCACCaccaacagagtttgaaaggggcctcattttttgtttccatttggTGAGCTGATTGAATCATGCAATATCCCGATTTGTGGGGCATTTAAATGTGGCAGTAGCCCAATATTGGTTGAGATGAGGGCAGACGTACTCATTGCCAAGGCTCCAGTGGACTCCCaataacattctgtgtcatcttgcACCACTGATCAGAGACTAGCAGCATTCAGACTAGAGAATTACTGCCCCGTGCATAGGCTAACATTAACACAAagagctgtgtttggagtggtgcctgTTACAgggaagtatggactgctgatggTGTCGCATTTTGTGCGGCAATGAACCATGGTTCTGCACTACCCAGTATGATCACTGCCAAGTAAGGGGACAACCTGAAGAGAGGTCCGTTCTTCCAGTATTTtggttgtgtgtgtatgtgggagggGGGAGGCACTAGTGCATGTGTGCAAGCTGTCTGACAATAAAGAAAGTGAGATCATGACAGTATGAACCCACTTACCAGTACGATATAGCACCCTCTCCGGCCTGTATGCATGCACTGGTTGGGTTGGGAAAGTGTCGTAAAGCTGTTTTGTCCtatcctgaggcaaactggcccacaatTCTTGCAACTGCTTCTTAACATCATGGGTATTTGCGCCGGGACAGAGTTGACCTTCAACTGCTCCCATATATGTTCTACCAGGGGCATGTCTGGAAATCTTGCTGGTCATGGAAGTACTTGAACATCATCATCTATCCTGTTAAAAAATTGCACCACGGTAATGTCATGAAAGGTAACACATGAAGACGTAGGATATCAATGACATACTGTTAGGCCATCAGAGATTCCACAGTCACAAGCCTACCCAACGGCTGCCCACACCATGGCATCAGGAGTAACATAACTTTGTCTCCTGAAAACATTGGTAGCATGGTACCCCTCTTCAGATTGCCACTATACTCACTGACAATGGTCATCTGAGGCTGTGCACAACCATAGTTCATTGGTGAACATGTTGCAACACCCTTCATCAGCACAATCCATGCTGTCCGGACACAGCATCAATCCAGactagctgtttgtgttgtgatgttaatgaCAGCCTAGATGCACGGAACATTAATTTCCTAGTTGAGTTGCTGGTAGTCTCCAACCATTGATGCAGGGTGACACAGAATGCTGCTGAGTGTCCATTTTTCTCTTGTGATTTCcatttcttcacagagagatggtcagCCACTTCATTCTTCCGTATTCAGCATTGTTCCATCTTAATGGAAGTGTCTGCACCAACTACACCTCTTAATGGAAGTGTCTGCACCAACTAACCATTTGTGTCAAGTGAAGGTGCACTGTATACTTCCACCAACTCAGTGTGGGTggttccccttcaaatgcagaaaacaaatCACGGTGTGCTACTCCTTTTTAACAATTGGCTGTGCTTCCTATAGCAGCGTGGCTACAGTACTGTGGCATGTGAATTTCACTATGTACTTTAGACAtataccaaacaaaacaaaaaatagcaataataataataataataacaattattatgcAACTTTTTAAACTTTATTACTGCACCATGTAAGACAGAGTCTGTCTCGTGTGTAGACAGTaacattatacagggtggggcaaataaaagtggcctggagaacagagttccagggtacaaagaaaaacagcagaggaaaggaaatacaatactaacCTGACTAGTCTGTTGTAGTTCTTGAAGACAATGAGGATTGTTGCAATactccttagacttgagggctccccacacgaaGTACACCAATCGCTCGCTGACAGATCAGGTGGCCTGCATGTCCAGCTAGGGCTGCGACCAGATTGACCTCTACCTCTGCTAACAGCTCTGTCAGGCgtaaagattgtgtaaatgtgcttccAAGGTTTTGTCagttgtatgggcagttgctccatttgTTCGAAGTAACTGTAGGTCCTTTCCTCttctgttaatgctgccacaaatggtttcaaaatgttggctatGTAACTTGCTGAAGTCAGCAtccaatgaaagaagatgggaccaataatgtggTGTGCAGACATTACACACCAAACCCTAACCTCCagatcatgcagtggtgtttcaTGGAAGCTATGCGGACCTCTGCTGGCCATAACCCGAGATTCTGTGAGTCGACATAACCACTCGGGTGAAACTAGGCGCCATCAGACATGAAGAACAGATCCAGGTACAAGCCGTTCGGTGTtacctcagtgaacagccactaaaAACTGGAGGCATTGAGGAGCATGTGCTGGTTTTTATGCATGAACAACAGAGACTTAGTAGGcatgcatgtgcaggtccaggcGGAGTATTCGTCCGCATAATTGACGTTATGTGCGTGTCTCTTGTGACAGGCAGCttgttgatttggtaggactcttaagcattttctggtgaactgcagccacatggTGTGCGGGTACGttttggaatgttttttgacttgttcaaaacagatcctgtctgatatCATTTTCGGACCAAGTGTTGCATAGCACTCTTACTGGCGCTTTGACACCATTAAGCTTCTCAgaaaacattggttcaaatggctctgagcactatgggacttaacatcagaaaaCATTAGATCACACTATTTCCATGACATCTTTGTCACGAAACTTTCCACAATAAACAcctgctgctccactgtgagtaacATCTTCCCCTTTGCACTGCTACACTCACGTTGACACAGCCCGCACTAAGCTCTCAACCAGTGTGGATCACATGACATGTGGTGAGATTATACACATACATTCTCATCGAATTGTATCCATtcatccaggccacttttattcaTTCATCCAGGCCactttatttgccccatcctgtacacAGGAAATTAAAATGCCTGTGATCctgccataattacagaaaccagagggTACAGTAACAGCATACATCAAAATAGTAAAGTTCTATCCAAAATAGAAGAATAGAAATTAGATACACTGTCAACTAGGTTTGATTCTGGGTCCACTGCTGTTCTTGACCTGTATGTTTCATTGCCAAGAGATTAAGACTGTTACAAATATATTTACTCCCTCTTTGAACCAACAGAGATTAAATTCCAGAAAGGTTAAAAGATTTTTACTGTCTGTCATATTTGCAAGTGACACAAGCATATCAATCAAGAATCCACAATGAATGTGtgtgtggggaggaggggggggggggggagacaatttTAATAATAAGAGAGTCATATTTAATttctaacaaacaaacaaaaatttccaGTTGTGACAGGAATACGCATAAGGGAGATACATAATGTGAGAACCTATGcatataacattttttatgttcataatagagggaaacattccacgtgggaaaaatatatctaaaaacaaagatgatgtgacttaccaaacgaaagcgcagacatgtctgcttgtgtctgtgtatgtgcggatggatatgtgtgtgtgtgcaagtgtatacctgtccttttttccccctaaggtaagtctttccgctcccgggattggaatgactccttaccctctcccttaaaacccacatcctttcttctttccctctccttccctctttcctgatgaagcaaccgttggttgcggaagcttgaattttgtgtgtatgtttgtgtttgtgtgtgtatcaacccgccagcactttcgtttggtaagacacatcacctttgtttttagatatattttttatgttcatgtaTATATGAAGCTGAAAATgaatctcccaggctgtggctaagctgtgtcttcacaatatccttaCTTTCAATTGTACAATTCATGCAGCTTTTGCAGGAGAACTGCagtgaagtttggacggtaggagacaagatactggtggAGACAAAGCTATGAGGATAGGTCgtggtcgtgcttggatagttgaTAGAGCCCTTGCCgtcaaaaggcaaagatcccgcaTTCaaatcttggtctggcacacagttttaatctgtcaggaagtttcatatgagcacacactctgctgcagagtgaaaatttcattctggaatctgcTCATTCGAGTGAGCACAAGGAGACAGGCAGCTTATCCAAAGAGAATAATTTCTTTCTCAGAAAACAGTTTTCTTCACCTTAGGCTGACAaacaggaaggaagattagagtttaaaagTCCCATCAATGACAAGGTtatagagacagagcacaagcttaaGTTTTGCAACAAAATTGACCATgatattttcaaaggaaccatcctggcatttccctTAAATGATCTGGGATTCGCATATGCAATTTGTGGAAACTTAAATCTGAGTGACAGTTTCAGCCACTGCCCTCCTGAATGAGAGTCCGATGTCTTTTTGCCACCTGATCCAGTGATAGGTATATCTACAGGTGTCAACTGTTAATTGTTGTTATTCTACAGCCAATCACCATTTGGCAAGCCAATGCTACAATGATGATGAATCCATCAAAGTGCTGTACTGAATGTTCTTGATCAACTTTCAATCACCTGTCTGTCAAATAAGTTTTAAGATTGGACTTTTTTAAAGGGGATGCATGGCTTGAGACTCGCAACAAAGTTTTGAGGTGCCAAACCAACATCATCAGCATTCAAGACACAGTAAAAAGACCCCACAACATGTACCGTGGTGAGACATCGTCAGATGAAGATAAAACATTGAGATGCTTACTTGGTGAACCTTGCAGTTGTGTTCCCGTTCTGTACACAAGCCATTATTAGGTCACAGCGGAGATGTAACTAACACTGTAGTGTAGAAACTGCCAGAAGTTAGTTGAAGCCAGTGTCCAAATGTGTAAAAGGGTGGGTGACACTGACGAAGTCCCATTTGGCTCAGAATTTAAGTATGAGTGAATTTTAGAGTATTAACATGGCCGCTTGCCATCCAAAGGCCAGCACTTTACTGCTCTCTCACGTCCTCAATGCTTTACCTGAAGACTGCACTGCACCAAACTTGACTACCAAATCCTTTGCTAACTCGACATAAAGTTTCTCCAAACTCAACTCCCTCCCAAGTCCTTCCTTGCTCCTAAGAGCGATCCGCAAGCCAGAA
This window contains:
- the LOC124714244 gene encoding 39S ribosomal protein L53, mitochondrial — translated: MSIYNSGTFTRSSGLISAISKQLRSVTLKPVKKISVKFDPFQENVTETRNFLFHISSPKILSSNTSCVIKTDILCDRSEPIISFFLVNGESVIFKSKNLTALELLQLYNKHITPLAPAEQPASTVLTKSERKAAGRRQ